A stretch of DNA from Poecilia reticulata strain Guanapo linkage group LG18, Guppy_female_1.0+MT, whole genome shotgun sequence:
aacccagaaccttcttgctgagaggcagcagctctaccaactgcRccactgtgcagccccagtttacaaacaaacaagtaAATTAGCACTTTGGAGGTGcgctaaacatttttaaaattagccAAAGCGCTAACCTACAAGTTAGCACCACTGAAAATTAGCTGCAGcttgatgtgtttttctaaaacatctgcagaaaacaaacagaaaccagtCGAACCGCGACATGTTGACTCATCTAACCGTATGATCTCTGACCTTCAGGGTGCTGAGAATCTCTCCAAACAGGTGCTTTGCTTCCTGAGTATCTGGCTCCTCAAAGTAGTCCGACACGGAGACGTCCACCACGATGGACCTGATGTTGCTGCACACACCTGCGCAGGTGGACAGAACGTTAACCCCTCCGTTAACTGGGTGCCGGGTCTGAGCACAGCAAGCAGCAGGAACCGGATCTCACTGTGGAAGTGGAGGACGGCCTGGCCGCTGACCGGCGTGTGGGTCAGGATCAGCGTCTGCAGACCCTTCAGTCCGGCTCTGCAGAGCTCTGCCGCCACCTGAAGGCTCAGGTCGGTAACGCGCTCCAACTCCAGCGTCTGCAGGTGAGTGCAGCTGCGCACTGCATGGAAATATGAAAGcagcaaaaggagaaaactcAGAACgtcatgttaaaatatttatgttcatttttttatgagCTTTTATGGTGAATTTTACACTAAACTGTTAATATCTGttaaaggaaacatgaaaaTCGTCTTTTTATTTACCAACAGCCACCAATCCCTGAGTGCTGCAGCCAGCTCCGCCCACACTGAGACAACGGAGGCGTGGCCAACATCGACCAATCGTCTGCAAGCACCGGTTTCCAAACCGAGTCGGCTGTTGGctaaaaccagaaaacaagaacatgaGATAAAAGTAATCTAGCTTTTTTAGTTAGCAGTGCTAAGTTAGCACCAGTCATAAACAGTTCCACTGTCGCTAAGCGCTATGTCAGCCgcgtatttagcagaagctatcgctaaagcgctacaccaacgTAGTAATTAATAAAAAGCTACGCTAAAGCGTCACATTAGCGTAGTAATTAGTGGAAGCGATGAAAgctaaccaaaacttcaactgATTTCACTAACCAGCCATGCTAATTAGCGCTCTAAAATATAtctgaaaaaatgtaacatagaagaagctaagtgtgctaaacattttcaacgTTAGCAAAAGCGCTGACCTAAAAATTAGCTCCTCTGTTAGCGCGCTAGCAGCTGTGTATCCCACCACagttaataaattacttttgttgAAAAGgctaagcaaaaataaaaatgtttttgcatttaagcTTTACTTTCTACTCCCTTGACGTAGCTGAGAGCTGACTGACTCACCTGGGGTGTGACGGCGCGACCTGCAGGCTGCTGATGTTCCTGCAGCCGGCACCCAGAACCCACAGAACCTCCTGACCCACCGGGTCCGAGGAGCTCCTGCAGGGAGAGACACTCAGGTGAACGCTCAGACAGCCAGGTGAGCCTCGGAGCAGCGGCGGCCTCCTCAGTCCCACCTGTACGTGAGCGTCTGCAGGTTCCTGCAGTAGCAGCTGGCCATCCACAGCGTCCTGTCGGTGAGGATGTGGGGACACCGGGAGACGGAGAGGAGGAGCAGACTGCCCCCTGCTGACCGCAGCAGCGCCTCCAAGCCCGGCTCCACGCTGCCCCTGAGACACACACCGCTCCAGGTCAGCACACCTGCAGACCTCTAAATGGTCTGAGCTCAGAAAACAGACGGGACTAAAACTGTTTCCACGGCAACGTGCACATCCTTCAGTTCACTAAGAGATGAGAATATGTTTAAACTTTCTCTGAGTGTTAATccctctgagctgctgctgtttgtgtgtgtgtgtgtgtgtgtgtgtgtgtgtgtgtgtgtgtgtgtgtgtgtgcctgagtgtgtgtgtgttaatccTCTCGCGTCTCGTCGGGCCGGCGGCTTCGCGGCTTCAGGTTGTTGAGGATGACGGACTGAGTTTGAGTACACCACTGAGAGAGAGTCTGCAAGAactaaacacacaaaataaacgTTCAAtccagacagcagaggaaaaaatatacatttaaaagcGCAAAAGGTGCTTCAGACTCTGAAACTCGGTCACCGTCTGAATTTCAAACATCATCTGGGAGTGAAAACAGCCTGAATGCAGttagctaaataattagctaaaactagctaaataattaactaaaactagctaaataattaactaaaactAGCTAAATAATAAGCTAAAACTAGCTAANNNNNNNNNNNNNNNNNNNNNNNNNNNNNNNNNNNNNNNNNNNNNNNNNNNNNNNNNNNNNNNNNNNNNNNNNNNNNNNNNNNNNNNNNNNNNNNNNNNNNNNNNNNNNNNNNNNNNNNNNNNNNNNNNNNNNNNNNNNNNNNNNNNNNNNNNNNNNNNNNNNNNNNNNNNNNNNNNNNNNNNNNNNNNNNNNNNNNNNNNNNNNNNNNNNNNNNNNNNNNNNNNAGCTAAAACTAGctaaataattaactaaaactagctaaataattagctaaaACTAGCTAAATAATAAGCTAACTGCAAACTAGCCAGTTCTTTGCAACACACTGATATTGctttaataaattattctcTAATAACAGTTctgaattaataatttaaaaaggtgTAGAGGACAGTGAAGCCACTGTACCTCGGCCGACACTCGAGCGTTCTCCAGTCGGAGGCGAGTCCAGACCGCTGGGTGCCTAGCAACAAACCGCCAATCACAGCACACCTCGGCCGCCAGCAGCAGCGAGCGAACATCCAGATACGGGAAGACGCAGAAGAGCCCCGCCCTCATCCTCAGGGTGTCCGCGCCCGGCGTCCTGTTGGCATGACAACGGGAGGGGGTGGAGCCAACGGAGGAGGGTGTGTCTGGGCGAcgaagacaacaggaagaggaagaagagcagaTAAGAGGAGGCAACATCTGCAACAACCAgtagggggaggaggagggccTTTACCTGATCCAGGTGTGTACTTCCTGGCCAGAATGAGGCGCCTCATCTCAGCGCTGCTCCACAgaccttcctcctcttcctcctcctcctcctcttcctcagtgcTGTGGTGACGAAGGTTTCTTTTGCTCCAGGTTCTTCCCCATCCTTCCTCACTGaccctgaaaacacaaaaggagaaaaacactcTGATTCTCTGAAGTCCACATCGCTGttaaaatgccacatttttgttacattggacattttttacattcttctcctgactgatgcCTTTATGTAGTGATATCAACCTGGCTTTTAACAGGGTGATTAAGTTTTTAAAGGTGGTTGCATGTTTTACCATTAATGATCCAACATGATTGgttaaaagtgagaaaagagaTCAGCCGTTTCAATTTGGCCTCAAATCTACTGGTGAGCAGCTAGCTAAAAGGTTTGGAGTGCTAATCCTAAAACATTAACCACGACTGTAGCTATGTCATCACTGCATGTAGTGAAAGCTAATGCTAANNNNNNNNNNNNNNNNNNNNNNNNNNNNNNNNNNNNNNNNNNNNNNNNNNNNNNNNNNNNNNNNNNNNNNNNNNNNNNNNNNNNNNNNNNNNNNNNNNNNNNNNNNNNNNNNNNNNNNNNNNNNNNNNNNNNNNNNNNNNNNNNNNNNNNNNNNNNNNNNNNNNNNNNNNNNNNNNNNNNNNNNNNNNNNNNNNNNNNNNNNNNNNNNNNNNNNNNNNNNNNNNNNNNNNNNNNNNNNNNNNNNNNNNNNNNNNNNNNNNNNNNNNNNNNNNNNNNNNNNNNNNNNNNNNNNNNNNNNNNNNNNNNNNNNNNNNNNNNNNNNNNNNNNNNNNNNNNNNNNNNNNNNNNNNNNNNNNNNNNNNNNNNNNNNNNNNNNNNNNNNNNNNNNNNNNNNNNNNNNNNNNNNNNNNNNNNNNNNNNNNNNNNNNNNNNNNTGAGGAATCGTTAGCAGTCGGTAACCAAAACTGAACAACTGAAAGttcagaaaacaggaaagaaaatcGACGCTTTATAATTTATCTCTTGTAACTGAGCGGTTGGTGTGTTAAATTTGATCAAAGTTAGCAagaatgctaaagcgctaaacaTGATATTAGCTGCGCTAGCTCTGTACCGCTTGACTTGTACCAACATCTTTTACAGCAGTGGTTGATTTCCATCTTGATGCATTCAGATGAAATTCTCTGCTGTTCATCTGAAGAAATGGAgctaatttatattttagtttaaaacatctgaatctTTTCACCAAGGCCTCAAACAATAATGCTCTCTGGAAACGTCAGTAATAaattcttctgtgtttttcttgctCTGCTTCGCCTCTGGTGCAGGTTTCCCTCGTACCAGACTCTCTCCCTGCGCCTGAACTCCTCCCCGTCCGGCGGAGTCCAGTGTGCAGCGCAGTGGGACGGGTGGAAGTGGACCCGTCCTCCCTCGCTGTCCCAGCCCCCCGAGCCCAGGGACAAGGTCCGCATCTGATCACTCAGGCCGCTGGAAAGCACAAACTCACCAAGTCAAGGGAAAAGCTGAATGTGCGTTTTGGACAGGAGTTGGTGGAGCTACCTGTGGCGATGCGTCGGCTCTCCCAGCCTGTAGGAGCTGGAGACGCTGTAGCTTCTCTGATGAGACATAGACGTGTCACACatatttctagtgcaaatgtctgaGTCCACcttgaataagacaaaactgacttaaagtaacttttcagtcaGATGTAGGAGCTCGTTTTAGGTttataattccttaatattgatggaaaacctgcagattatttcacttctagcATAAAAATCGTGTTTTTCAGTGCATTTTCTGCGTGATCCCAGTAAAACCAGAGCTGTTGGCGTCTCCCACCCTGTTGCCGAGGCTCTGCTGCATCTCGCTGGCGATGACGTCGTCGGTGCTGCCGTCCAGGCTGCGTCCAGGTCCGGGTGAGTAAACCTCCGAGGGCGAGTTCGGCTCGCCGTACCGGAACCTGTTGTGAGCGAAGTGGTTGTtgccgagcagcagcagcagctgccttTCTGCTCGGTCAGCTCGCTCCAGCAGCGACTCGATGAACACCTGCCGTAGAAACAGACGAGCCCGTCAGCCCGGCACCAAACGCTGCAGACTGAAGGGAGTTTCTGCTGCCGGGTCCAGAACCGCCTGGGAACGACTAAAACCCACGGATCCTTCACACCTCCTCCAAAAACTACACATAGTTGcttattttcaattaaaaatatgctttaaaataCCTTAAAACGCTCAGTGGAAATGGTCTTGGTGTCACAGCTGAAGATGACATCTACATCATGTCAAACTCGAggtccgggggccaaatccggcccgccttATCTTTACATGTGGCCCACAGGCTCCAGAGGGACACATGAGTAAaacctttaatattttatcaataagaTCAAAGCAGCTTCTTTACAGAACATCACATTTTCTATTAGTTTAGTAAAAAGTTCCCCTTGAAAACGGTAAAAACGTTGTGTTGACGTGATGCTgcctcccacctgcaggtggcgaTATTTCCTACCGCTGCTGCCAGAGTTAAAGGCAGAGATTAATACGGCAAGCAGAGTCGAATTTACTGtcatgcagaaataaaacaattagcACCGAAACGGTCATGAAACCCTGGAGCTCGTGAAAAGATGTTCCACgttattaaactttaacaagTACGCGTCGAATATTTACTGCGtttataatgtaattttaaaataacacaaaataagcTTCAGTGGCTAAATGAGAAAGTGGCTCAATTTTATCGTCCGATCGATCgatcactaaaataatcattagctgcGGCTCCAATAACTACGAAACAGGAACAGCAGATTCTTCAGTCGACTGAGCTGTACAGCTGGAGCATCGAGACGAGTTGGTGAGGAAGAGACACATTTTAGCACATTTAACCTAATCTAATCTGGTATAATCTAATCTGATCTAATCTAATCTGATCtaatctgatctgatctgatctaaTCTAACCTAATCtgatctaatctaatctaatctaatctaatctgatCTAATCTAACCTAATCTGATCTGATCTAATCTGATCTAACCTAATCTGATCTAACCTAATCTGATCTAATCTGATCTAATCTGATCTAACCTAATCTGGTCTAATCTGATTTAATCTAACCTGATCTAGTCTAATCTGATCTAATCTAGTCTGATCTAATCTAACCTGATCTAATCTAACCTAATCTAGTCTAATCTAGTATAGTCTAGTCTAATATAGTCTAATCCAATTTTNNNNNNNNNNNNNNNNNNNNNNNNNNNNNNNNNNNNNNNNNNNNNNNNNNNNNNNNNNNNNNNNNNNNNNNNNNNNNNNNNNNNNNNNNNNNNNNNNNNNNNNNNNNNNNNNNNNNNNNNNNNNNNNNNNNNNNNNNNNNNNNNNNNNNNNNNNNNNNNNNNNNNNNNNNNNNNNNNNNNNNNNNNNNNNNNNNNNNNNNNNNNNNNNNNNNNNNNNNNNNNNNNNNNNNNNNNNNNNNNNNNNNNNNNNNNNNNNNNNNNNNNNNNNNNNNNNNNNNNNNNNNNNNNNNNNNNNNNNNNNNNNNNNNNNNNNNNNNNNNNNNNNNNNNNNNNNNNNNNNNNNNNNNNNNNNNNNNNNNNNNNNNNNNNNNNNNNNNNNNNNNNNNNNNNNNNNNNNNNNNNNNNNNNNNNNNNNNNNNNNNNNNNNNNNNNNNNNNNNNNNNNNNNNNNNNNNNNNNNNNNNNNNNNNNNNNNNNNNNNNNNNNNNNNNNNNNNNNNNNNNNNNNNNNNNNNNNNNNNNNNNNNNNNNNNNNNNNNNNNNNNNNNNNNNNNNNNNNNNNNNNNNNNNNNNNNNNNNNNNNNNNNNNNNNNNNNNNNNNNNNNNNNNNNNNNNNNNNNNNNNNNNNNNNNNNNNNNNNNNNNNNNNNNNNNNNNNNNNNNNNNNNNNNNNNNNNNNNNNNNNNNNNNNNNNNNNNNNNNNNNNNNNNNNNNNNNNNNNNNNNNNNNNNNNNNNNNNNNNNNNNNNNNNNNNNNNNNNNNNNNNNNNNNNNNNNNNNNNNNNNNNNNNNNNNNNNNNNNNNNNNNNNNNNNNNNNNNNNNNNNNNNNNNNNNNNNNNNNNNNNNNNNNNNNNNNNNNNNNNNNNNNNNNNNNNNNNNNNNNNNNNNNNNNNNNNNNNNNNNNNNNNNNNNNNNNNNNNNNNNNNNNNNNNNNNNNNNNNNNNNNNNNNNNNNNNNNNNNNNNNNNNNNNNNNNNNNNNNNNNNNNNNNNNNNNNNNNNNNNNNNNNNNNNNNNNNNNNNNNNNNNNNNNNNNNNNNNNNNNNNNNNNNNNNNNNNNNNNNNNNNNNNNNNNNNNNNNNNNNNNNNNNNNNNNNNNNNNNNNNNNNNNNNNNNNNNNNNNNNNNNNNNNNNNNNNNNNNNNNNNNNNNNNNNNNNNNNNNNNNNNNNNNNNNNNNNNNNNNNNNNNNNNNNNNNNNNNNNNNNNNNNNNNNNNNNNNNNNNNNNNNNNNNNNNNNNNNNNNNNNNNNNNNNNNNNNNNNNNNNNNNNNNNNNNNNNNNNNNNNNNNNNNNNNNNNNNNNNNNNNNNNNNNNNNNNNNNNNNNNNNNNNNNNNNNNNNNNNNNNNNNNNNNNNNNNNNNNNNNNNNNNNNNNNNNNNNNNNNNNNNNNNNNNNNNNNNNNNNNNNNNNNNNNNNNNNNNNNNNNNNNNNNNNNNNNNNNNNNNNNNNNNNNNNNNNNNNNNNNNNNNNNNNNNNNNNNNNNNNNNNNNNNNNNNNNNNNNNNNNNNNNNNNNNNNNNNNNNNNNNNNNNNNNNNNNNNNNNNNNNNNNNNNNNNNNNNNNNNNNNNNNNNNNNNNNNNNNNNNNNNNNNNNNNNNNNNNNNNNNNNNNNNNNNNNNNNNNNNNNNNNNNNNNNNNNNNNNNNNNNNNNNNNNNNNNNNNNNNNNNNNNNNNNNNNNNNNNNNNNNNNNNNNNNNNNNNNNNNNNNNNNNNNNNNNNNNNNNNNNNNNNNNNNNNNNNNNNNNNNNNNNNNNNNNNNNNNNNNNNNNNNNNNNNNNNNNNNNNNNNNNNNNNNNNNNNNNNNNNNNNNNNNNNNNNNNNNNNNNNNNNNNNNNNNNNNNNNNNNNNNNNNNNNNNNNNNNNNNNNNNNNNNNNNNNNNNNNNNNNNNNNNNNNNNNNNNNNNNNNNNNNNNNNNNNNNNNNNNNNNNNNNNNNNNNNNNNNNNNNNNNNNNNNNNNNNNNNNNNNNNNNNNNNNNNNNNNNNNNNNNNNNNNNNNNNNNNNNNNNNNNNNNNNNNNNNNNNNNNNNNNNNNNNNNNNNNNNNNNNNNNNNNNNNNNNNNNNNNNNNNNNNNNNNNNNNNNNNNNNNNNNNNNNNNNNNNNNNNNNNNNNNNNNNNNNNNNNNNNNNNNNNNNNNNNNNNNNNNNNNNNNNNNNNNNNNNNNNNNNNNNNNNNNNNNNNNNNNNNNNNNNNNNNNNNNNNNNNNNNNNNNNNNNNNNNNNNNNNNNNNNNNNNNNNNNNNNNNNNNNNNNNNNNNNNNNNNNNNNNNNNNNNNNNNNNNNNNNNNNNNNNNNNNNNNNNNNNNNNNNNNNNNNNNNNNNNNNNNNNNNNNNNNNNNNNNNNNNNNNNNNNNNNNNNNNNNNNNNNNNNNNNNNNNNNNNNNNNNNNNNNNNNNNNNNNNNNNNNNNNNNNNNNNNNNNNNNNNNNNNNNNNNNNNNNNNNNNNNNNNNNNNNNNNNNNNNNNNNNNNNNNNNNNNNNNNNNNNNNNNNNNNNNNNNNNNNNNNNNNNNNNNNNNNNNNNNNNNNNNNNNNNNNNNNNNNNNNNNNNNNNNNNNNNNNNNNNNNNNNNNNNNNNNNNNNNNNNNNNNNNNNNNNNNNNNNNNNNNNNNNNNNNNNNNNNNNNNNNNNNNNNNNNNNNNNNNNNNNNNNNNNNNNNNNNNNNNNNNNNNNNNNNNNNNNNNNNNNNNNNNNNNNNNNNNNNNNNNNNNNNNNNNNNNNNNNNNNNNNNNNNNNNNNNNNNNNNNNNNNNNNNNNNNNNNNNNNNNNNNNNNNNNNNNNNNNNNNNNNNNNNNNNNNNNNNNNNNNNNNNNNNNNNNNNNNNNNNNNNNNNNNNNNNNNNNNNNNNNNNNNNNNNNNNNNNNNNNNNNNNNNNNNNNNNNNNNNNNNNNNNNNNNNNNNNNNNNNNNNNNNNNNNNNNNNNNNNNNNNNNNNNNNNNNNNNNNNNNNNNNNNNNNNNNNNNNNNNNNNNNNNNNNNNNNNNNNNNNNNNNNNNNNNNNNNNNNNNNNNNNNNNNNNNNNNNNNNNNNNNNNNNNNNNNNNNNNNNNNNNNNNNNNNNNNNNNNNNNNNNNNNNNNNNNNNNNNNNNNNNNNNNNNNNNNNNNNNNNNNNNNNNNNNNNNNNNNNNNNNNNNNNNNNNNNNNNNNNNNNNNNNNNNNNNNNNNNNNNNNNNNNNNNNNNNNNNNNNNNNNNNNNNNNNNNNNNNNNNNNNNNNNNNNNNNNNNNNNNNNNNNNNNNNNNNNNNNNNNNNNNNNNNNNNNNNNNNNNNNNNNNNNNNNNNNNNNNNNNNNNNNNNNNNNNNNNNNNNNNNNNNNNNNNNNNNNNNNNNNNNNNNNNNNNNNNNNNNNNNNNNNNNNNNNNNNNNNNNNNNNNNNNNNNNNNNNNNNNNNNNNNNNNNNNNNNNNNNNNNNNNNNNNNNNNNNNNNNNNNNNNNNNNNNNNNNNNNNNNNNNNNNNNNNNNNNNNNNNNNNNNNNNNNNNNNNNNNNNNNNNNNNNNNNNNNNNNNNNNNNNNNNNNNNNNNNNNNNNNNNNNNNNNNNNNNNNNNNNNNNNNNNNNNNNNNNNNNNNNNNNNNNNNNNNNNNNNNNNNNNNNNNNNNNNNNNNNNNNNNNNNNNNNNNNNNNNNNNNNNNNNNNNNNNNNNNNNNNNNNNNNNNNNNNNNNNNNNNNNNNNNNNNNNNNNNNNNNNNNNNNNNNNNNNNNNNNNNNNNNNNNNNNNNNNNNNNNNNNNNNNNNNNNNNNNNNNNNNNNNNNNNNNNNNNNNNNNNNNNNNNNNNNNNNNNNNNNNNNNNNNNNNNNNNNNNNNNNNNNNNNNNNNNNNNNNNNNNNNNNNNNNNNNNNNNNNNNNNNNNNNNNNNNNNNNNNNNNNNNNNNNNNNNNNNNNNNNNNNNNNNNNNNNNNNNNNNNNNNNNNNNNNNNNNNNNNNNNNNNNNNNNNNNNNNNNNNNNNNNNNNNNNNNNNNNNNNNNNNNNNNNNNNNNNNNNNNNNNNNNNNNNNNNNNNNNNNNNNNNNNNNNNNNNNNNNNNNNNNNNNNNNNNNNNNNNNNNNNNNNNNNNNNNNNNNNNNNNNNNNNNNNNNNNNNNNNNNNNNNNNNNNNNNNNNNNNNNNNNNNNNNNNNNNNNNNNNNNNNNNNNNNNNNNNNNNNNNNNNNNNNNNNNNNNNNNNNNNNNNNNNNNNNNNNNNNNNNNNNNNNNNNNNNNNNNNNNNNNNNNNNNNNNNNNNNNNNNNNNNNNNNNNNNNNNNNNNNAAACTGGAGCCACTGGGAGGAAACTGGGACCACTGGAGGAAACTAGAACCACTGGGAGAAAACTAGAACCactgggaggaaactggagccagtgggaggaaactggagccagtgggaggaaactggagccactgggaggaaactggagccactgggaggaaactggagccactgggaggaaactggagccactgggaggaaactggaacCAGTAGGATGCAACTGGAGCCactgggaggaaactggagccAGTAGGAGATAACTGGAACCACTGGGAGGTAACTGGAGCCACTGGTTTGACCTCTGACGCAGCCTCAGGGCCGCTGAGCCTCGCTGTCGTCCTGCATCCATCATCACAGGAAGCGGCGCAGCAAAGCGTGTCAGAGTGATGCAAACCAAACATGGCGTGTCCTCCATCCCACAGCCACGCTGCCCTTTCCCTCTCTTCAGTCCAGAAACAACCTGACCTTCATTAACCGCTTTGGGGTCTCGTCGTTTATAACCACACGTTGCACATTCAAGTTACCAGATTAAACGAATCCGCCCACATTTACACAGTCAGGCGTTCAAACCGAAGCCTCAGGCTCGGTacttttagctgctgctgtttacaTTCTGCCTGTTTTCAGGAAAAGCTGCAGAGTGAGGCATCAGCAGTCTGTGAGACTCTTTGATGAGGTAGAAAAGGTCTGGCAACATGAAATAAACCGTAACTCCACCACAAGAAAAGCCCTGAAGGATACTGACTGGTGTCGCTCACTcagctctgtctctctctccgcCAGGTTCGTCTTCAGGCGCTCCGTCATCTCCATGGCGACCGACACCTGCCAGGtgaaaaccaaatgttttagaaaaaaggTTACGTAATTAGATTACTGCCTGAATGATGTTAATCCGCTAACAGCTGAGCTAACGTTTAGCTCTTCGCGCTTTCTCTCGTTGTTTTCaccaataactttatttaaaacaaaaagcgttacatgaacaaaatgaacaaaatataaacaagaaaaacattaaaatgtgaaaattgatCAACTGATGAGAGGAATCGACTGATGAGGTGTTTTTAGGGTACGGAGCAGCTCCACCCACCTGTCTGGACAGGTAGGCCGccctctcctccacctcctccttctccctccGCAGtcgctccctctctctcctcttccgCTCCAGCTCCGCCtccctcctctg
This window harbors:
- the LOC103480953 gene encoding F-box only protein 41-like, translated to MHADAAPPARPSAWRTPLRRALIPAGTRSHSGLRTSILSDPSIINNGSSQCLTQFSSGSRSRCSSVIMSSSSSSSPLPYFCPRCGDRSRFPSVAELRAHLVSRHTYETLLVLSQARRSGPALLPLPGPAAAQSEASPPNMEAQGFPLPLACLDLASSSASVQLLRGIFGPPDRPGQEPCTALARPGSLVPGASGVLDFRLTVDIGLEERLGLGLDRKISRTFAEVEEKVNRRVGRLRAELQRREAELERKRRERERLRREKEEVEERAAYLSRQVSVAMEMTERLKTNLAERETELSERHQSVSFRAFLVVELRFISCCQTFSTSSKSLTDLRQVFIESLLERADRAERQLLLLLGNNHFAHNRFRYGEPNSPSEVYSPGPGRSLDGSTDDVIASEMQQSLGNRVDSDICTRNMCDTSMSHQRSYSVSSSYRLGEPTHRHSGLSDQMRTLSLGSGGWDSEGGRVHFHPSHCAAHWTPPDGEEFRRRERVWVSEEGWGRTWSKRNLRHHSTEEEEEEEEEEEGLWSSAEMRRLILARKYTPGSDTPSSVGSTPSRCHANRTPGADTLRMRAGLFCVFPYLDVRSLLLAAEVCCDWRFVARHPAVWTRLRLENARVSAEFLQTLSQWCTQTQSVILNNLKPRSRRPDETREDYGVCLRGSVEPGLEALLRSAGGSLLLLSVSRCPHILTDRTLWMASCYCRNLQTLTYRSSSDPVGQEVLWVLGAGCRNISSLQVAPSHPSQQPTRFGNRCLQTIGRCWPRLRCLSVGGAGCSTQGLVAVVRSCTHLQTLELERVTDLSLQVAAELCRAGLKGLQTLILTHTPVSGQAVLHFHSVCSNIRSIVVDVSVSDYFEEPDTQEAKHLFGEILSTLKVLQTRPGLCDALQVKAGGFS